One genomic segment of Verrucomicrobiota bacterium includes these proteins:
- a CDS encoding PAS domain S-box protein has product MASAKSSFLDKVLGRIGRLDTHGLQAVVQRLARERSFLETLFNTIEDGVLVVDEDGEIIYLNQAVANLLGVQPGAAEGQHISRYLPQLNWQELTHLDRAGGRKVIRHEFEISYPRERFVRLYAAPLDGETIGSAGLALILHDATEARQKTFEAIESERIQALTLLAASVAHEIGNPLNALNLHLQLMERQLKKLKRRSSRFPRNGAAQARVEEPLDPAEVDEVAGKLEEFLSVAKGEIERLDYIITQFLQAIRPTQPQVKMACLNDVVHQTLDLLRLEFENRGQTVQEKLAPAIPQAPIDPLQIKQVLVNLAKNAMQAMSKGGILTVQTGATPDEVWVSLSDTGRGIPEEQLNRIFDPFYTTKKKGSGLGLMIVQRIVRAHRGIIELDSRVGRGTTFRVRLPLRERQTRLLESGRHD; this is encoded by the coding sequence ATGGCGTCCGCGAAATCCAGTTTTCTTGACAAAGTTCTGGGCCGGATTGGCCGCCTGGACACGCACGGCCTGCAAGCGGTCGTGCAACGCCTGGCGCGCGAGCGCAGTTTCCTCGAAACGTTGTTTAACACCATCGAGGACGGCGTTCTCGTCGTGGATGAAGACGGAGAAATCATCTATCTGAATCAGGCGGTGGCCAATTTGCTCGGCGTGCAACCGGGAGCGGCCGAAGGCCAGCATATCTCCCGATATCTCCCGCAGTTGAACTGGCAGGAACTGACCCATTTGGATCGCGCCGGGGGAAGAAAAGTGATTCGGCATGAATTCGAGATCTCCTATCCGCGAGAGCGTTTTGTGCGGTTGTATGCCGCGCCGTTGGACGGAGAGACCATTGGCAGCGCCGGTCTGGCTTTGATCCTGCACGACGCCACGGAAGCGCGGCAAAAGACGTTTGAAGCCATCGAGAGCGAACGCATTCAGGCGCTCACCTTGTTGGCCGCGAGCGTGGCCCACGAAATCGGGAACCCTCTCAACGCGCTCAACCTCCATCTGCAACTCATGGAGCGCCAGCTCAAGAAGCTCAAACGCCGGTCGAGCCGTTTTCCGCGGAACGGGGCGGCTCAGGCCAGGGTTGAGGAACCTCTGGACCCGGCCGAAGTCGATGAAGTCGCCGGGAAGCTGGAAGAATTCCTGAGTGTCGCCAAGGGCGAAATCGAGCGGCTGGACTACATCATCACGCAATTCCTGCAGGCCATTCGCCCGACTCAACCCCAGGTCAAGATGGCTTGCCTGAACGACGTCGTGCACCAGACTCTGGATTTGCTCCGCCTGGAATTTGAAAACCGCGGGCAAACCGTCCAGGAAAAACTTGCGCCTGCGATCCCCCAGGCGCCCATCGATCCTCTCCAGATCAAGCAGGTGCTGGTGAATCTGGCCAAGAACGCAATGCAGGCCATGAGCAAGGGCGGCATCCTGACCGTCCAAACGGGCGCGACCCCGGATGAGGTCTGGGTCAGCCTCTCCGACACCGGCCGGGGCATTCCCGAAGAGCAACTCAACCGCATCTTCGATCCGTTCTACACGACCAAAAAGAAAGGGTCGGGATTGGGTTTGATGATCGTGCAACGGATCGTCCGCGCCCACCGGGGCATCATTGAACTGGATAGCCGCGTGGGCCGCGGCACGACCTTCCGAGTGCGGTTGCCGCTGCGGGAACGCCAGACGCGTCTGCTGGAGTCCGGCCGCCATGATTAA
- a CDS encoding sigma-54-dependent Fis family transcriptional regulator: MIKHTLLIVDDEKPTRDGLRAALEDRYDVYVADDAPAAAALLERENFDVLLTDFRLPTDDGMKLIALAKSLAKPPVSILMTAYGSEEVAVEAMKRGADDYIAKGRLQIDELEMRIERALRRQTLETENVSLKQQLDKKFGLEKVIGESTAMHQVFDVVRQVAPTKVTVLIQGESGTGKELIARAIHQLSPRARQPIVAVHCAALSPTLLESELFGHEKGAFTGAHERRIGRFEEAQGGTLFLDEIGEIDPAIQVKLLRILGERTFERVGSNKTLTADVRLIAATNKNLSESVKAGKFREDLFFRLRVVEIWLPPLRERVGDIPLLAASFLKEFAREHSKGVKEFSPEAVDALMKFGWPGNIRELRSEIERAVVLSQKERIDLADLSPSVRAGLDRSVTPGANVLLAQSDLTVQEAEKQLIIRALKEANGNRTLAAKRIGISRRTLHRKLHTYHLEGFE, from the coding sequence ATGATTAAGCACACGTTGCTCATCGTCGATGACGAAAAGCCGACCCGCGACGGCCTCCGGGCGGCGCTCGAAGATCGCTACGATGTCTATGTCGCGGATGACGCGCCCGCCGCCGCGGCGCTGTTGGAGCGAGAGAATTTCGACGTGCTTTTGACGGATTTCCGGCTGCCCACGGACGACGGCATGAAATTGATCGCGCTCGCCAAGTCGCTTGCCAAACCGCCCGTGTCCATCCTGATGACCGCATACGGCTCGGAAGAAGTGGCGGTCGAAGCCATGAAGCGCGGGGCTGACGACTACATCGCCAAAGGCCGGTTGCAGATTGACGAGCTGGAAATGCGGATCGAACGCGCGCTGCGGCGCCAGACGCTCGAAACCGAGAACGTCTCGCTGAAACAGCAACTCGACAAGAAGTTTGGGCTCGAGAAAGTCATTGGCGAATCAACGGCGATGCACCAGGTGTTCGACGTGGTGCGCCAGGTGGCGCCGACGAAAGTGACGGTGCTGATCCAGGGCGAAAGCGGCACGGGCAAGGAACTGATCGCGCGCGCGATCCATCAACTCAGTCCGAGGGCGCGGCAGCCGATCGTGGCCGTCCATTGCGCCGCTTTGTCGCCGACTTTGCTGGAAAGCGAACTCTTTGGCCACGAGAAGGGCGCGTTCACGGGCGCACACGAAAGGCGGATTGGCCGGTTCGAGGAAGCGCAAGGCGGCACGTTGTTCCTGGATGAGATTGGCGAGATCGATCCGGCGATTCAGGTCAAGCTGCTGCGGATTCTGGGGGAGCGAACATTTGAGCGGGTCGGCTCGAACAAAACCCTGACGGCCGATGTCAGACTGATTGCGGCGACGAACAAGAACCTGTCCGAATCGGTAAAGGCTGGGAAGTTTCGTGAAGACCTCTTTTTCCGTTTGCGCGTGGTGGAAATCTGGCTGCCGCCGTTGCGCGAACGAGTCGGCGATATTCCGCTGCTGGCCGCGAGTTTCTTGAAGGAATTCGCGCGCGAACACAGCAAAGGCGTGAAGGAATTCAGTCCGGAGGCCGTGGATGCGCTCATGAAGTTTGGCTGGCCGGGGAACATCCGCGAGCTGCGCAGCGAGATCGAGCGGGCGGTGGTCTTGTCGCAGAAAGAACGGATTGATCTGGCGGATCTTTCGCCCTCCGTTCGCGCGGGACTGGACCGCTCCGTAACGCCAGGGGCCAATGTCTTGCTGGCCCAGAGCGATCTGACAGTCCAGGAAGCGGAGAAACAACTCATCATCCGCGCCTTGAAAGAAGCAAACGGCAACCGAACTCTGGCGGCCAAACGAATCGGCATCAGCCGCCGGACTCTGCATCGCAAGCTGCACACGTACCATCTGGAAGGATTCGAATGA
- a CDS encoding glycosyltransferase family 39 protein: MIPGIQEWIHRFEVGEGTRHVKLVAVILGLLALAAFYDVRNFKNFATQEAMDTAQLGRNIAEGKGFTTDFIRPLSIHLIQSHRGDDSSVLKERLPDLSNPPVYPLLLSGLMKVLPFRYEIPASTRFWRHQPEMLVAFFNQALFFLAVFLVFRLARRLFDEAVAWVSALIFAGTHLFWRLSVSGLSTLLLVVLFLGLIWCLIEAEEKNRAEVRSTGWFIALALAAGALVGVGGLTRYSFGWLILPVAGFFAIYFGPKRGALVAAALGAFLVIMAPWLIRNYQISGTLFGTAGFAIYQGTTEPLEGNRLERFLTREVDAELGRVEAESFIRKLFVNSSAILEKELPTLGGSWTTVFFLAGLLLPFRNAALNRIRLFVVMCLGVLVIVQALGKTHLSTDVPEVNSENLLVLLAPMVFVFGVGMYFILLDQVNLPFPQLRSAVTTVFGLVACSPLIFALLPPKPHPLAYPPYWPPVIRADIAEWMREDELIMSDMPWAVAWYGQRQSVWVTLDAPDDTRPAITSDFFRINDGQKPIYALYLTTFTSDARFYSQILKEKRYDWGKFMVESLAKHNVPKIFPLKKAPSGFMQNGQLFLADRVRWKESTH; the protein is encoded by the coding sequence ATGATACCCGGCATTCAGGAATGGATTCATAGGTTCGAGGTCGGTGAAGGCACGCGCCACGTAAAGCTGGTGGCCGTCATTCTGGGCCTGCTCGCCTTGGCCGCCTTTTACGATGTCCGCAACTTTAAGAACTTTGCGACCCAGGAGGCCATGGATACGGCGCAGCTTGGGCGGAACATTGCCGAAGGAAAGGGGTTCACGACGGATTTCATCCGGCCGTTGAGCATTCATTTGATCCAGAGTCACCGAGGCGATGACAGTTCGGTTCTCAAGGAGCGCTTGCCCGATTTGTCCAATCCGCCCGTTTACCCTCTGTTGCTAAGCGGACTGATGAAAGTCCTGCCCTTTCGGTATGAGATTCCGGCGAGCACTCGGTTCTGGCGACATCAACCGGAGATGCTCGTCGCGTTTTTCAACCAGGCGCTGTTTTTCCTGGCCGTCTTCCTGGTTTTTCGGCTGGCGCGACGGTTGTTTGATGAAGCCGTGGCCTGGGTCTCCGCGCTGATCTTCGCGGGCACTCATCTGTTTTGGCGACTCAGCGTCTCCGGGCTTTCCACCCTGCTGCTGGTGGTGCTGTTTCTGGGCTTGATCTGGTGTTTGATCGAGGCGGAAGAAAAAAACCGCGCGGAGGTCCGAAGTACCGGGTGGTTCATCGCCCTGGCCCTGGCTGCCGGCGCGCTTGTGGGGGTCGGTGGTCTCACTCGCTACTCGTTTGGCTGGCTGATTCTTCCGGTCGCGGGTTTCTTTGCGATCTACTTTGGGCCGAAACGGGGCGCGCTCGTCGCTGCCGCACTCGGCGCTTTTCTGGTTATCATGGCGCCGTGGCTCATCCGCAATTATCAGATCAGCGGCACGCTATTTGGAACCGCGGGATTTGCGATCTACCAGGGAACCACGGAGCCATTGGAAGGGAACCGATTGGAGCGTTTCCTCACCCGAGAAGTGGACGCGGAATTAGGGCGAGTCGAAGCCGAATCCTTCATTCGCAAACTCTTCGTCAACTCCAGTGCCATCCTCGAAAAAGAACTGCCCACCCTGGGCGGAAGCTGGACCACGGTCTTTTTCCTGGCAGGGCTGCTCCTCCCCTTTCGGAACGCGGCGCTCAATCGGATCCGGCTGTTTGTGGTCATGTGTCTGGGCGTTCTCGTCATCGTCCAGGCCCTGGGGAAAACCCATCTCAGTACGGATGTTCCGGAAGTGAACTCGGAAAACCTCCTGGTGTTGCTCGCGCCGATGGTTTTTGTCTTCGGGGTCGGAATGTATTTCATCCTGCTGGATCAGGTGAACCTGCCCTTCCCTCAGTTGCGATCGGCGGTAACGACGGTTTTCGGCCTGGTGGCTTGTTCGCCGCTGATATTTGCGTTGCTCCCTCCCAAACCGCACCCGCTTGCTTACCCCCCGTACTGGCCTCCCGTGATTCGGGCGGACATCGCGGAGTGGATGCGGGAGGACGAGTTGATCATGAGCGACATGCCGTGGGCCGTCGCCTGGTACGGGCAGCGGCAGTCAGTTTGGGTGACTCTTGACGCGCCAGACGATACGCGCCCTGCCATCACGAGTGATTTCTTCAGGATCAATGATGGTCAGAAGCCAATCTACGCGCTCTACCTGACGACGTTCACGAGCGACGCGCGGTTCTATTCGCAGATTTTGAAAGAGAAGCGGTACGACTGGGGCAAGTTCATGGTGGAAAGTCTGGCAAAGCACAACGTGCCGAAAATCTTTCCGTTGAAGAAGGCGCCTTCCGGTTTTATGCAGAACGGACAACTCTTTTTGGCGGATCGCGTGCGTTGGAAGGAGTCCACGCATTAA
- a CDS encoding polysaccharide biosynthesis tyrosine autokinase, with the protein MEAPKTPNTSEAKLHFLDYWRIIRIRKTVILAVFLLVVLTTTAVTFILPESFSSTVRIEVNKDTTDIAPLLLGVPTQNTFDPYFIQTEFEKIKSKTVLYQVITNLALTNVISKALNTEGILRVSEVYPFLLRQIDVRQSRNTSLIEIRVYDEDKNLAAAIANEIAAVYRKTREERSGRASEESIAELAKQLALQEVALTNAQNTMDDLRKQLGVADIDAGGGLLTVEPEIVRMVSRDRVGAQSLYAQFKTLFDELSSLPKEELRRVIPTASPDPQLSDLLSKHAQAEVEYASIFKELGDKHSRVVSLNAIITNLNGQIDARCQGILKGLATQAAVHAARIEALDKEELRARTKDADQMEKYRPYFQAKRNVDTQQRIYETIKLRILQETVDKALPKKSIVQVIDKAEASLRPVRPNIPLNIALGVIVGLLMGFGLAFFIEYLDTSVKTIDDVERAVQAPVLGVIPQNVGALIEEGPESPHAEAYRVLRTNIMFARKESNWNCLTVVSGGAGEGKSTTIFNLATVFAQNGQRVLMVDSDLRRPSLHKLLNVSNSAGLTNFLLNQVGLEQVIQTTSLPTLHFLPSGKLPSSSLGVLNSPQMKEFITAVKARYDFVFFDSPPIMGVSDASILASVVDMSLLVIQYRKYPQAMTIRAKQMVEKVGGNLLGVVLNNINISQDSYYYYYSGYYYDYYSKHDDSESSPKKNGEAKTPASDRGGLEIKQKY; encoded by the coding sequence ATGGAAGCACCGAAAACACCGAATACATCGGAAGCAAAACTGCACTTTTTGGATTACTGGCGGATCATCCGCATCCGCAAGACCGTGATCCTCGCCGTGTTCCTTCTGGTCGTCCTGACCACCACGGCCGTCACCTTCATCCTGCCCGAGTCCTTCTCGAGCACGGTGCGAATCGAGGTTAACAAAGACACGACGGATATCGCCCCGCTCCTTCTGGGTGTCCCGACGCAGAACACCTTCGATCCCTACTTCATCCAGACAGAGTTCGAGAAGATCAAGTCCAAGACTGTGCTCTACCAGGTCATCACGAACTTGGCACTGACGAATGTCATTTCCAAAGCGCTCAATACAGAGGGTATCCTGAGGGTCTCAGAGGTGTACCCATTTTTGCTCCGGCAGATTGATGTCCGTCAGTCGCGCAATACGAGCCTCATTGAGATTCGGGTTTATGACGAGGACAAGAACTTGGCGGCGGCTATTGCGAACGAGATCGCGGCCGTGTATCGGAAGACACGCGAGGAAAGATCCGGGAGAGCGTCCGAGGAGAGCATCGCGGAACTGGCAAAGCAGCTCGCCCTTCAAGAAGTCGCCCTCACCAATGCCCAGAACACGATGGATGATCTTCGCAAACAGCTCGGAGTCGCTGACATCGACGCCGGAGGCGGACTCCTGACCGTGGAACCAGAAATCGTCCGCATGGTCTCGCGCGATCGCGTTGGAGCGCAGTCTCTGTATGCTCAATTCAAAACGCTCTTCGACGAACTCAGTTCGTTGCCTAAAGAAGAATTGCGCCGGGTCATCCCGACGGCTTCACCGGATCCACAGTTGTCTGATCTGCTGAGCAAACATGCGCAAGCCGAGGTCGAATACGCGTCCATCTTCAAGGAGTTGGGAGACAAACACTCTCGGGTCGTTTCACTGAACGCCATCATAACCAACCTGAACGGGCAGATTGACGCTCGATGCCAGGGCATTCTCAAAGGCCTGGCAACTCAAGCGGCCGTGCATGCCGCCCGGATTGAGGCTTTGGATAAGGAAGAACTCCGTGCGAGGACAAAAGATGCGGATCAAATGGAGAAGTATCGGCCGTACTTCCAGGCCAAGCGCAACGTGGACACTCAGCAGCGCATCTACGAAACGATCAAACTCCGCATTCTGCAAGAGACGGTCGATAAGGCTCTGCCCAAGAAGTCGATCGTGCAAGTGATCGACAAGGCCGAGGCGAGCTTGCGTCCCGTCCGCCCCAACATACCGCTCAATATTGCTCTCGGCGTGATTGTCGGATTGCTCATGGGCTTTGGCCTCGCCTTCTTCATCGAATATCTGGACACGAGCGTGAAGACGATCGACGACGTGGAGCGCGCCGTCCAGGCGCCCGTGCTCGGCGTGATCCCGCAAAACGTCGGCGCCTTGATCGAAGAAGGGCCGGAAAGCCCGCACGCGGAGGCCTATCGTGTCCTTCGCACCAATATCATGTTCGCCCGCAAAGAGTCGAACTGGAACTGTTTGACCGTCGTCAGCGGCGGCGCTGGCGAAGGAAAGTCCACGACTATTTTCAACCTGGCGACCGTCTTCGCGCAGAACGGCCAGCGCGTGCTGATGGTCGATTCCGACTTGCGCCGTCCGAGCCTCCACAAGCTGTTGAACGTCTCCAATTCGGCCGGCCTGACCAACTTCCTGCTCAACCAGGTCGGCCTGGAGCAAGTCATCCAGACGACCAGTTTGCCGACCTTGCACTTCCTGCCGAGCGGCAAACTGCCGAGCAGTTCGCTGGGCGTGCTCAACTCGCCGCAGATGAAGGAGTTCATCACGGCCGTCAAAGCGCGCTATGACTTTGTGTTCTTCGATTCGCCCCCGATCATGGGCGTAAGCGACGCTTCGATCCTGGCCAGCGTCGTCGATATGTCGCTGCTCGTGATCCAATACCGCAAATACCCGCAAGCCATGACCATCCGCGCCAAGCAAATGGTGGAAAAGGTTGGCGGAAACCTCCTCGGTGTCGTGCTGAACAACATCAACATCTCCCAGGATTCCTACTACTACTACTACAGCGGCTATTACTACGATTATTACTCGAAGCACGACGACAGCGAGTCCTCGCCCAAGAAAAACGGCGAAGCCAAGACGCCGGCTTCAGATCGGGGTGGTCTCGAGATCAAACAAAAATATTAA
- a CDS encoding polysaccharide export protein — MNSLCSGTAALARLSVLLLLALVFAGCETPGGRNPKPNDQAGSPDLLQIGDAVYISFSGVLDPPPKVEDRIRQDGCITLPFVGDLKAAGLTRERLQKSITEAYVPGYYKRLTVNVNLSDRFIYVHGQVRREGAIDYRREMTVLQAISAAGGFTDFAKKWEITVTRADGQIITVDCDRALKQPDLDVTVFPNDKIFVPRRII, encoded by the coding sequence ATGAATTCACTTTGCAGCGGCACCGCCGCACTAGCACGTTTATCTGTTCTTTTGCTGCTCGCCCTGGTTTTCGCGGGATGCGAGACGCCTGGCGGTCGGAACCCGAAACCCAACGACCAGGCCGGATCACCGGACTTGCTGCAGATCGGCGACGCCGTCTATATCAGTTTCTCCGGCGTGCTTGATCCACCACCGAAAGTCGAGGACCGGATTCGGCAAGACGGGTGCATTACCTTGCCATTTGTGGGCGACCTCAAGGCCGCGGGTCTCACGCGGGAACGGCTTCAAAAAAGCATTACTGAGGCATATGTCCCCGGTTACTACAAGCGCCTGACCGTCAACGTGAACCTATCTGATCGTTTCATTTATGTGCATGGACAGGTGAGAAGAGAGGGAGCTATCGATTACAGACGAGAAATGACCGTGCTTCAGGCGATCTCTGCCGCCGGCGGATTCACCGACTTCGCTAAAAAATGGGAGATCACCGTGACCCGCGCTGACGGACAAATCATCACCGTGGACTGTGATCGCGCACTCAAGCAACCCGACCTGGATGTGACGGTCTTTCCAAACGACAAGATTTTCGTGCCTCGGCGGATCATCTAA
- a CDS encoding FHA domain-containing protein, whose translation MIQFRFLTGSHSGTFHRIAQFPCSIGRNASADIRLEDSGVWDRHLEIDLSSDRSFVLHARPEASAFVNGQRTEQSILKNGDLIEIGAAKIQFWLDPTRQKDFRLREFFTWMALAILSVGQVALIYWLPW comes from the coding sequence GTGATTCAATTCCGATTCCTGACCGGAAGCCATTCCGGCACATTCCACCGCATCGCACAGTTTCCCTGTTCCATTGGAAGAAATGCCTCGGCGGATATTCGCCTGGAAGACTCCGGCGTCTGGGATCGCCATCTGGAAATCGACCTGAGCTCAGACCGCAGTTTTGTCCTTCATGCACGCCCTGAGGCATCCGCATTCGTCAACGGTCAGCGGACCGAACAGTCGATCTTGAAGAACGGCGACCTCATAGAAATCGGCGCCGCCAAAATTCAATTCTGGCTGGATCCCACGCGTCAGAAAGACTTCCGACTGCGCGAGTTCTTCACCTGGATGGCCCTCGCGATCCTGTCGGTGGGCCAGGTCGCTTTGATTTACTGGCTTCCCTGGTAG
- a CDS encoding metalloregulator ArsR/SmtB family transcription factor translates to MSRVLKSLRALADPTRLRIMALLERDELSVNELQEITRMGQSRISTHLGLLQEAGLLQSRRDGKRTFYKLSAAANGMAREFIQLAVRGAKEIDEYAADQINLKRILNRRTEQAQLFFNQVAGRFDRSYGPGRSWQAFGQLLLRVLPPLVIADLGAGEGLLSELLARRAKKVIAVDNSEKIIAFGASKAKKNGLKNLEFRLGDLETPPIDPQSVDLVILSQALHHAANPERAIQSAHTLLVPGGQLMVLDLLQHTFEQARDLYGDRWLGFRESDLQRWLEAAGFKRIEISVVAREEQPPHFQTILAGGTK, encoded by the coding sequence ATGTCGCGCGTCCTTAAATCCCTGCGCGCGCTGGCGGACCCGACGCGGCTCCGCATCATGGCTCTGCTGGAGCGCGACGAGTTGTCGGTCAACGAACTCCAGGAGATCACGCGCATGGGGCAATCGCGGATTTCCACGCACCTGGGTTTGCTGCAAGAAGCGGGGCTGCTCCAATCACGGCGCGACGGGAAGCGGACTTTTTACAAACTGAGCGCCGCGGCCAATGGGATGGCGCGCGAATTCATCCAACTGGCGGTTCGCGGCGCCAAAGAAATCGACGAGTACGCGGCGGATCAGATCAACCTCAAACGCATTCTGAACCGCCGCACCGAGCAGGCGCAACTCTTCTTCAACCAGGTGGCGGGGCGCTTCGACCGAAGTTACGGTCCGGGCCGATCCTGGCAGGCGTTTGGCCAACTGCTTTTGCGGGTGCTTCCACCGCTGGTGATCGCGGACCTGGGCGCCGGTGAAGGTTTGTTGAGTGAACTTTTGGCGCGTCGCGCCAAGAAAGTGATCGCGGTCGATAATTCGGAGAAGATCATCGCCTTTGGGGCGAGCAAGGCGAAGAAGAATGGTCTCAAGAATCTCGAATTCCGCCTGGGAGATTTGGAAACGCCGCCGATCGATCCTCAGAGTGTGGATCTCGTGATTCTGAGCCAGGCGCTGCATCACGCCGCGAACCCGGAACGCGCCATTCAAAGCGCGCACACGCTTCTCGTTCCGGGTGGACAGCTCATGGTCCTGGATCTTCTTCAACACACTTTCGAGCAAGCCCGCGATCTGTATGGGGACCGCTGGTTGGGATTTCGCGAAAGCGACCTGCAGCGATGGCTGGAAGCCGCCGGATTCAAAAGAATCGAGATCAGCGTCGTCGCCCGGGAAGAGCAGCCGCCGCACTTCCAGACCATTCTGGCCGGCGGAACGAAGTGA
- a CDS encoding methionine adenosyltransferase: MSKNYIFSSESVGEGHPDKVCDTISDAVLDACLAQDKFSRVACECYAKSNLVIVGGEITTKARLDYNAIARQAIREIGYTHDDDVFHADRVLIMNAITQQSPDIAQGVDARSAEGKETAEQGAGDQGLMFGYATNETPELMPAPIMYAHQLGRELNRIRKNGKVKWLRPDSKTQVSVQYVDDQPVQITNVVVSTQHSADVKHRTIKEFVIEEVIRKVLPKHLLRKTTKFLINPTGRFVVGGPQGDTGLTGRKIIVDSYGGMGRHGGGAFSGKDPSKVDRSAAYMGRYVAKNIVASGLATSAEIQFAYAIGHPDPVSVCVNTFGTGLVPDDLIEKAVCEVFSFKPAHIIRQLDLLRPIYSRTTNYGHFGKVDDLESISWERTDKAAALKRAVK, encoded by the coding sequence ATGAGCAAAAACTACATCTTCTCCTCCGAGTCCGTCGGCGAAGGCCATCCCGACAAGGTCTGCGATACGATCTCTGATGCCGTCCTGGATGCTTGCCTCGCGCAGGACAAATTCAGCCGCGTCGCTTGCGAGTGCTACGCCAAGAGCAACCTCGTCATCGTCGGCGGCGAGATCACGACCAAAGCCAGGCTGGACTACAACGCCATCGCCCGCCAGGCCATTCGCGAAATCGGCTACACGCACGACGACGACGTGTTCCACGCGGATCGGGTGTTGATCATGAACGCGATCACGCAACAAAGTCCGGACATCGCGCAAGGAGTGGATGCTCGTTCGGCCGAAGGCAAGGAGACTGCCGAGCAAGGGGCTGGAGACCAGGGATTGATGTTCGGCTACGCCACCAATGAGACTCCGGAATTGATGCCCGCGCCCATCATGTACGCCCATCAACTTGGCCGCGAACTCAATCGCATCCGGAAGAACGGAAAGGTGAAATGGCTGCGCCCCGATTCCAAGACGCAAGTCTCCGTTCAGTACGTGGACGACCAGCCTGTCCAAATCACCAACGTGGTTGTCTCCACTCAGCACTCCGCCGATGTCAAGCACCGCACCATCAAAGAATTTGTCATTGAGGAGGTCATCAGAAAGGTTCTGCCAAAGCATCTGCTCCGCAAAACCACTAAGTTTCTCATCAATCCCACCGGCCGATTTGTCGTGGGCGGGCCGCAAGGCGACACCGGTTTGACCGGACGCAAGATCATCGTCGATTCCTACGGCGGGATGGGCCGTCACGGCGGCGGCGCCTTCTCGGGCAAGGATCCCTCCAAAGTGGACCGCAGCGCGGCTTACATGGGACGCTACGTGGCAAAGAACATCGTGGCTTCCGGCCTCGCGACCAGCGCAGAAATCCAGTTTGCTTACGCCATCGGCCATCCCGATCCCGTCAGCGTTTGCGTGAACACGTTTGGCACGGGCCTGGTTCCGGATGATTTGATCGAGAAAGCCGTGTGCGAAGTGTTCAGTTTCAAACCGGCGCACATCATCCGGCAGTTGGACTTGTTGCGCCCGATCTATTCGCGAACCACCAACTACGGCCACTTTGGCAAAGTCGATGACCTCGAAAGCATTTCCTGGGAACGCACAGACAAAGCCGCGGCCCTGAAACGCGCCGTGAAATGA